One Oharaeibacter diazotrophicus DNA segment encodes these proteins:
- a CDS encoding GNAT family N-acetyltransferase gives MTAATPVFRPLAPADTAAVVALWHEGWHDGHAAHLPEDVAAERTPETFAKRLADMTEDGFVATIDGSVVAFAALWQDEVDQFYVARAARGTGLARRFLSVLEGALLERGVDFGKIQCAGGNVRAHAFYTACGWRDGGLRDLPLWTADGRPVHHPTHLFEKFLTR, from the coding sequence GTGACCGCCGCCACGCCCGTCTTCCGCCCGCTCGCGCCCGCCGACACCGCCGCCGTGGTCGCGCTCTGGCACGAGGGTTGGCACGACGGCCACGCCGCGCACCTTCCCGAAGATGTCGCGGCCGAGCGGACGCCCGAAACATTCGCCAAGCGGCTCGCCGACATGACGGAAGATGGTTTCGTCGCCACGATCGACGGTTCCGTCGTCGCATTCGCGGCGCTGTGGCAAGACGAAGTCGACCAGTTCTACGTCGCTCGCGCCGCGCGCGGCACGGGGCTTGCGCGCCGGTTCCTTTCCGTGCTTGAAGGCGCGCTCCTGGAGCGGGGGGTGGACTTCGGCAAGATCCAGTGCGCCGGCGGCAACGTCCGGGCGCACGCGTTCTACACGGCCTGCGGCTGGCGCGACGGCGGCTTGCGCGATCTGCCGCTCTGGACCGCGGACGGTCGTCCAGTGCACCATCCGACCCATCTCTTCGAGAAGTTCCTGACCCGTTGA